One Bufo gargarizans isolate SCDJY-AF-19 chromosome 4, ASM1485885v1, whole genome shotgun sequence DNA window includes the following coding sequences:
- the LOC122936163 gene encoding E3 SUMO-protein ligase ZBED1-like, with protein sequence MVPFLTVEKSGFQNMIKTLDPRYEVPSRKYFSQTEVPKLYDKVREQVKNELRSIKYYATTTDLWSSRTMEPYISLTIHFINDEWKLCSRCLQTSYFPEDHTGELISQGLKEALESWGLKEELQVCITTDNGANIVKAVEINGWTRLQCFGHRLHLAIERSVRDARVEHAIGKCKKIVSAFSYAWKRKREMANAQAELNLPPHRLITETPTRWGSRQQMIQRLLEQEKAISQVLKADRKTRHLVPTWQDIDVLESMNKTLSPLLEFTDALSGEEYVSVSTVKPVLHLLNNTVLPLADDDIDTELTKDMKTAILKYLNEKYSDVATDDLLDMASLVDPRFRSSYIADDRREFIFTKAAAEIQALLENQAVSATESPPSHTSTGADGEAQKEPKRSKRSLGSFLKNASAQPGPAALTDREAIKIELKSYLQALDVEGEADPLEWWRLHQANFPRVASLAKKYLCIPATSAPSERAFSTSGNIVTCHRSALKPETVDKLVFLAKNLG encoded by the exons ATGGTGCCGTTTCTTACAGTGGAGAAAAGCGGCTTTCAGAACATGATTAAGACACTTGATCCACGTTACGAGGTACCTAGCCGCAAATACTTTAGCCAAACTGAAGTGCCCAAACTGTATGACAAAGTCCGCGAGCAAGTAAAGAACGAACTCCGGAGCATAAAATACTATGCAACTACTACGGACTTGTGGTCAAGTCgcacaatggagccttacattagTCTCACAATCCACTTCATCAATGACGAGTGGAAGTTGTGCAGCAGATGCCTACAGACATCTTATTTTCCCGAGGATCATACAGGTGAACTGATATCTCAGGGATTGAAGGAAGCGCTCgagtcatggggacttaaagaagAGTTACAAGTCTGCATAACCACCGACAATGGCGCAAATATTGTGAAAGCAGTGGAAATTAACGGCTGGACAAGACTGCAGTGCTTTGGTCACAGGCTCCACCTCGCCATAG agagaagtgtgagagacgCCCGTGTTGAACATGCCATTGGCAAATGTAAGAAAATAGTGAGTGCCTTTTCTTACGCTTGGAAAAGGAAGAGAGAAATGGCTAATGCCCAGGCTGAGCTAAACCTGCCTCCTCACCGCCTCATCACTGAAACACCAACAAGATGGGGGTCTCGACAACAGATGATTCAGCGGCTGCTCGAACAAGAGAAGGCCATATCACAGGTCCTGAAAGCAGACCGGAAAACCAGGCACCTGGTACCAACTTGGCAGGACATTGATGTGTTGGAATCTATGAACAAGACCCTCAGTCCCCTGTTGGAGTTTACAGATGCTCTGTCTGGAGAAGAGTATGTGAGTGTGTCGACTGTCAAACCTGTGCTTCACCTTCTAAACAACACAGTTCTTCCTCTAGCTGATGATGACATTGACACAGAACTGACGAAGGACATGAAGACAGCCATCCTCAAGTATTTAAATGAGAAGTACTCGGACGTTGCAACTGATGACCTCCTGGATATGGCCTCCTTGGTCGACCCACGCTTCAGATCATCATATATAGCAGATGACCGAAGAGAGTTCATCTTTACAAAGGCAGCAGCAGAAATTCAGGCACTGCTAGAGAATCAAGCTGTGTCTGCCACAGAGTCACCACCATCACACACAAGCACAGGAGCTGATGGAGAAGCCCAGAAAGAACCCAAGAGGAGTAAACGAAGTCTGGGCAGctttttaaaaaatgcatctgcTCAGCCTGGCCCAGCCGCCCTCACCGACAGAGAAGCGATTAAAATTGAGCTTAAGAGTTACCTGCAGGCACTGGATGTAGAAGGAGAAGCTGACCCACTGGAGTGGTGGAGGTTGCACCAGGCTAATTTTCCCAGGGTGGCAAGCCTAGCCAAGAAATATCTTTGCATTCCTGCCACAAGTGCCCCTTCAGAAAGGGCATTCAGCACCAGTGGCAATATAGTAACATGCCACCGATCTGCACTGAAGCCCGAGACTGTGGACAAACTTGTGTTCCTGGCGAAAAACCTTGGCTGA